A genomic segment from Curtobacterium sp. MCSS17_007 encodes:
- a CDS encoding cation diffusion facilitator family transporter → MSASGGTKAIFAALAANVGIAIVKFVAAAISGSAAMLAEGVHSLADSANQLLLLLGGRRARRAADQEHPFGHGRERYVYAFVVSIILFTIGGVFSLYEGIEKLADPHPISNWWLPVAVLVIAIGLEGFSLRTALREARPHRGSQSWVQFVRRAKAPELPVVMLEDTAALTGLVFALFGVGLTVLTGNGVFDAIGTILIALLLIAVAVVLGIETKSLLVGEGASVADVERIKAAVLDGPEVESIVHLKTLYLGPDELMVGMKVAVDGDRRLGDVAAGIDTVEQRIRAAVPVARVIYVEPDVLRTGPRPPTEAIVIRAAD, encoded by the coding sequence GTGAGCGCTTCCGGAGGCACGAAGGCGATCTTCGCCGCGCTGGCCGCCAACGTCGGCATCGCGATCGTGAAGTTCGTCGCGGCCGCGATCAGCGGGTCCGCGGCCATGCTCGCGGAGGGCGTGCACTCCCTCGCCGACTCGGCGAACCAGCTCCTGCTCCTGCTCGGCGGTCGCCGTGCCCGACGCGCGGCCGACCAGGAGCACCCGTTCGGCCACGGCCGCGAGCGGTACGTGTACGCGTTCGTCGTCTCGATCATCCTGTTCACCATCGGCGGCGTGTTCTCGTTGTACGAGGGCATCGAGAAGCTCGCCGACCCGCACCCGATCTCGAACTGGTGGCTCCCCGTCGCCGTGCTCGTCATCGCGATCGGGCTCGAGGGCTTCTCGCTCCGCACCGCCCTGCGCGAGGCCCGTCCGCACAGGGGCTCCCAGTCGTGGGTGCAGTTCGTCCGCCGGGCGAAGGCGCCGGAGCTCCCCGTCGTCATGCTCGAGGACACCGCCGCGCTGACCGGCCTCGTGTTCGCCCTGTTCGGCGTCGGTCTCACCGTGCTCACCGGCAACGGGGTGTTCGACGCGATCGGCACGATCCTCATCGCACTGCTGCTCATCGCGGTCGCCGTCGTGCTCGGCATCGAGACGAAGAGCCTGCTCGTCGGCGAGGGCGCGAGCGTCGCCGACGTCGAGCGGATCAAGGCCGCCGTGCTCGACGGTCCCGAGGTCGAGTCGATCGTGCACCTCAAGACGCTGTACCTCGGGCCGGACGAGCTGATGGTCGGCATGAAGGTCGCCGTCGACGGCGACCGCCGGCTCGGCGACGTGGCCGCTGGCATCGACACCGTCGAGCAGCGCATCCGCGCCGCCGTGCCGGTCGCCCGTGTGATCTACGTCGAGCCGGACGTCCTCCGGACCGGACCGCGTCCGCCGACCGAGGCGATCGTCATCCGCGCGGCCGACTGA
- a CDS encoding winged helix-turn-helix domain-containing protein, protein MSLTIAQPRTALRTAAASTDLGTVTPIRPRRQPVAPPVPSGIPTSPVVAPQRNRALPEGTEARGFALYVGIDEAAAAAAGTTLAAVVEQLKALTAQLVPSSETYAAVAVAAEGSGGRDVDVVRLALQDRSAVAARKQAEKPEPEETGVVIDISRKRVTLDGEAAPLTYKEFELLQFLVLREGQTVDRAAIIDGLWSDGEDETPNERTIDVHVRRLRSKLGAFEEIVRTVRGVGYRFDRHADVAVRYASTPSPDLF, encoded by the coding sequence ATGTCGCTCACCATCGCCCAGCCCCGCACCGCCCTCCGCACCGCCGCCGCGTCGACCGACCTCGGGACCGTGACCCCGATCCGTCCGCGCCGGCAGCCGGTCGCCCCGCCGGTCCCGAGCGGCATCCCGACCAGCCCCGTCGTCGCGCCGCAGCGCAACCGGGCGCTGCCGGAGGGCACCGAGGCCCGCGGGTTCGCGCTCTACGTCGGGATCGACGAGGCGGCCGCTGCCGCCGCCGGGACGACCCTCGCCGCGGTCGTCGAGCAGCTCAAGGCCCTCACCGCGCAGCTCGTCCCGTCGTCCGAGACCTACGCCGCGGTCGCCGTCGCCGCCGAGGGGTCCGGTGGCCGCGACGTCGACGTCGTGCGCCTCGCACTGCAGGACCGATCCGCCGTGGCGGCGCGGAAGCAGGCGGAGAAGCCCGAGCCCGAGGAGACCGGGGTCGTCATCGACATCTCCCGGAAGCGTGTCACGCTCGACGGCGAGGCCGCTCCCCTGACCTACAAGGAGTTCGAGCTCCTCCAGTTCCTCGTCCTCCGCGAGGGACAGACCGTCGATCGTGCTGCGATCATCGACGGCCTGTGGTCGGACGGCGAGGACGAGACCCCGAACGAGCGCACCATCGACGTGCACGTGCGGCGCCTGCGGTCGAAGCTCGGTGCCTTCGAGGAGATCGTCCGGACGGTGCGCGGCGTCGGCTACCGGTTCGACCGCCACGCGGACGTCGCGGTGCGCTACGCGTCGACGCCGTCGCCCGACCTCTTCTGA
- a CDS encoding serine hydrolase domain-containing protein encodes MTPSSDVLDGIDALFRDRVAAGTTPSSVWGVFDRQGLVASGGHGDRGDGQAPDADTVYRIASCTKSVTAATLLTLVADGLADLDAPITDAVPAFAAVDLPSSDAPVPTLRMLLTMSGGLPTDDPWADRQESIGDDDLDAVLRAGLLFDSVPGTRFAYSNTGYALLGRAVARAAGTSFTRAATDRVLRPLGLTDTVFSAAEARGWVVTGQRDDDGAWTPQPMTGPGAFSAIGGLFSTVRDLSRWARHLASAASDAPEPGPLSPADRRTMQQAMRVVPPAVVPGSARVTGYGFGLFVEQDARSGEIVSHSGGYPGFSAHMRWSTELGIGVVAFENTTQAKVSVAADRALDALLTEALADGAAGPEQTRDGVGSRSAPGVRRTVEAARAARSAVSALLRAWASPDVDDREAADLASTICTPNVPLDRPWAARRRAALEAVRAVGADLGAEPVDEQSAVPSQLRWWLPGSAGRLRVEIRLAPLAAGRVQTLVVTAEPAER; translated from the coding sequence GTGACCCCGTCGTCCGACGTCCTCGACGGGATCGACGCGCTCTTCCGCGACCGTGTCGCCGCGGGCACGACGCCGAGCAGCGTGTGGGGCGTCTTCGACCGCCAGGGCCTCGTAGCCTCGGGCGGTCACGGCGACCGGGGCGACGGGCAGGCCCCGGACGCCGACACCGTCTACCGCATCGCCTCGTGCACGAAGAGCGTGACCGCGGCGACGCTGCTCACCCTCGTGGCGGACGGGCTCGCCGACCTCGACGCACCGATCACCGACGCCGTCCCGGCCTTCGCCGCGGTCGACCTGCCGTCGTCGGACGCACCCGTCCCCACCCTGCGGATGCTCCTCACCATGTCCGGCGGCCTGCCCACGGACGACCCGTGGGCGGACCGGCAGGAGTCGATCGGCGACGACGACCTCGACGCGGTCCTGCGCGCCGGCCTGCTCTTCGACTCGGTGCCCGGCACACGCTTCGCCTACTCGAACACCGGCTACGCGCTGCTCGGTCGCGCGGTCGCCCGGGCGGCTGGCACGTCGTTCACCCGCGCGGCGACGGACCGTGTCCTCCGGCCGCTCGGGCTGACGGACACCGTCTTCAGCGCCGCCGAGGCCCGCGGCTGGGTCGTGACCGGTCAGCGGGACGACGACGGCGCCTGGACCCCGCAGCCGATGACCGGGCCCGGCGCCTTCTCGGCGATCGGCGGCCTGTTCTCCACGGTGCGCGACCTGTCGCGGTGGGCCCGGCACCTGGCGTCCGCCGCGTCCGACGCGCCGGAACCCGGCCCGCTCTCCCCCGCGGACCGGCGGACCATGCAGCAGGCGATGCGGGTCGTCCCGCCGGCGGTCGTCCCCGGGTCGGCACGTGTGACCGGCTACGGCTTCGGACTCTTCGTCGAGCAGGACGCCCGCTCCGGCGAGATCGTCTCGCACTCCGGTGGGTACCCCGGCTTCTCCGCGCACATGCGGTGGTCGACCGAGCTCGGGATCGGGGTGGTGGCGTTCGAGAACACCACCCAGGCGAAGGTCTCCGTCGCGGCCGACCGGGCGCTCGACGCGCTGCTCACCGAGGCGCTCGCCGACGGCGCGGCGGGGCCGGAGCAGACCCGCGACGGCGTGGGGTCGCGGTCGGCACCCGGCGTCCGCCGCACGGTCGAGGCTGCCCGGGCGGCGCGGTCTGCGGTCTCGGCGCTCCTGCGGGCCTGGGCGTCGCCCGACGTGGACGACCGCGAGGCCGCCGACCTCGCGTCGACGATCTGCACCCCGAACGTGCCACTCGACCGGCCGTGGGCGGCGCGCCGGCGTGCGGCGCTCGAGGCCGTGCGGGCGGTCGGCGCCGACCTCGGTGCCGAGCCGGTGGACGAGCAGTCCGCGGTGCCGTCGCAGCTGCGGTGGTGGCTGCCCGGCAGCGCCGGTCGCCTCCGCGTGGAGATCCGCCTGGCCCCGCTCGCCGCCGGTCGCGTGCAGACCCTGGTCGTGACGGCCGAGCCCGCCGAGCGCTGA
- a CDS encoding TetR/AcrR family transcriptional regulator, with protein sequence MPRRPDPTLKPAIVAKVAGHLRHTKLEDASVRSLGRVLGTSAYPIVYHFGTREALIDAVVDHLSVDEDRSLAPDADPCSLTEHLVAVFGGLDSPERALAVRLTFELGCVESLDGRDRQQRLHRRRVAELAAWCRAHGHCDVEAERTARAAVESARGAQWGALVDPEHTDVDAAIRAIARELASSARLAAA encoded by the coding sequence ATGCCCAGGAGACCCGACCCGACCCTCAAGCCCGCGATCGTCGCCAAGGTCGCCGGACACCTCCGACACACGAAGCTCGAGGACGCGTCGGTCCGGAGCCTCGGACGCGTGCTCGGGACGAGCGCGTACCCGATCGTGTACCACTTCGGCACGCGCGAGGCACTGATCGACGCCGTCGTCGACCACCTGTCCGTCGACGAGGACCGCTCGCTCGCCCCGGACGCGGACCCGTGCTCGCTCACCGAGCACCTCGTCGCGGTGTTCGGCGGACTGGACTCCCCGGAGCGGGCACTGGCGGTCCGGCTCACGTTCGAACTCGGGTGTGTGGAGTCGCTGGACGGCCGGGACCGCCAGCAGCGTCTACACCGCAGACGCGTCGCCGAGCTCGCGGCCTGGTGTCGCGCGCACGGCCACTGCGACGTCGAGGCGGAGCGCACCGCGCGGGCCGCGGTCGAGTCCGCGCGGGGCGCCCAGTGGGGCGCGCTGGTCGACCCGGAGCACACCGACGTCGACGCCGCCATCCGGGCGATCGCGCGGGAGCTCGCGTCGAGCGCCCGTCTGGCGGCCGCCTGA
- a CDS encoding nucleoside deaminase produces MDIALAEARACLATGDVPVGAVVLDATGAVVAVGRNEREARQDPTAHAEVLALRAAAAVAGDWHLAEHTLVVTLEPCPMCAGAALAARVPRIVFGAWDPKAGASGSVYDIARDRRLPHRSEVVGGVREQACADLLDAFFRERR; encoded by the coding sequence ATGGACATCGCCCTGGCCGAGGCCCGTGCCTGCCTCGCGACCGGGGACGTCCCGGTCGGCGCCGTCGTGCTCGACGCCACGGGAGCGGTCGTCGCGGTGGGGCGGAACGAGCGCGAGGCCCGGCAGGACCCGACGGCGCACGCCGAGGTGCTCGCGCTGCGGGCGGCGGCGGCGGTGGCGGGGGACTGGCACCTCGCCGAGCACACCCTCGTCGTGACGCTCGAGCCCTGCCCGATGTGTGCCGGCGCCGCGCTCGCGGCCCGTGTGCCGCGGATCGTGTTCGGGGCGTGGGACCCGAAGGCCGGGGCGAGCGGCAGCGTCTACGACATCGCCAGGGACCGTCGGCTCCCGCACCGGTCCGAGGTGGTCGGTGGCGTGCGTGAACAGGCCTGCGCGGACCTGCTCGACGCGTTCTTCCGCGAGCGCCGCTGA
- a CDS encoding PfkB family carbohydrate kinase translates to MSPLPEPVPPPPGPAAPRAGRQDAGRRRGVGKRFLVVGDVLDGVLVRTTAAAMGVHDPGAVIRHRPVGAAGNVATWLGWLGADVDLVARVGVDDVHRHERSLTDAGVRAHLRYDARTTTGALVSVQNDAGRTTMSDPAASGVLCAEDVPDELVDRADIVHLTGAAMLGGGADRIAELVGRARTGGARVSLDPSSAAVVRAIGSGAATAALTGVDVLFPNVPEALALTGTTRLTEALRRLTDVVPLVVVTTGVDGAVVGRPGRSPLRVPAVVTTAVDTIGVGDAFAAGFLRAWATDPVRVGCAAQEGARLAARALGFVGGRPPV, encoded by the coding sequence GTGTCACCCCTTCCCGAGCCCGTCCCGCCCCCTCCGGGCCCCGCAGCACCGCGCGCAGGACGGCAGGACGCGGGGCGCCGTCGCGGCGTCGGGAAACGCTTCCTGGTCGTCGGCGACGTCCTCGACGGCGTCCTCGTCCGGACCACCGCCGCCGCGATGGGTGTCCACGACCCGGGAGCCGTCATCCGCCACCGGCCGGTCGGCGCGGCCGGCAACGTCGCGACCTGGCTCGGGTGGCTCGGCGCCGACGTCGACCTGGTCGCCCGCGTCGGGGTCGACGACGTCCACCGGCACGAGCGGTCCCTGACCGACGCCGGCGTGCGTGCGCACCTCCGGTACGACGCCCGGACCACGACCGGTGCGCTCGTGTCGGTCCAGAACGACGCGGGTCGCACGACCATGTCCGACCCGGCGGCCAGCGGTGTGCTGTGCGCGGAGGACGTGCCGGACGAGCTCGTCGACCGAGCGGACATCGTGCACCTCACCGGCGCGGCGATGCTCGGCGGCGGGGCCGATCGGATCGCGGAACTCGTCGGACGGGCGCGGACGGGTGGCGCGCGGGTGTCGCTCGACCCCTCGTCGGCGGCCGTCGTCCGGGCCATCGGGTCCGGTGCCGCGACGGCGGCGCTCACCGGTGTCGACGTCCTCTTCCCCAACGTGCCGGAGGCGCTCGCCCTGACCGGGACCACGCGGCTGACCGAGGCCCTGCGACGGTTGACCGACGTCGTCCCGCTCGTGGTCGTGACGACCGGGGTGGACGGCGCGGTCGTCGGACGGCCGGGGCGGTCGCCGCTCCGCGTGCCGGCGGTGGTGACGACCGCGGTGGACACGATCGGCGTGGGCGACGCGTTCGCGGCGGGGTTCCTCCGCGCGTGGGCCACGGATCCGGTGCGCGTCGGTTGCGCCGCACAGGAGGGCGCGAGGCTCGCCGCCCGCGCGCTCGGGTTCGTCGGGGGCAGGCCACCCGTCTAG
- a CDS encoding deoxyribodipyrimidine photo-lyase, which yields MSGAVVWLREDLRLGDNPALRAAIDHGGPVTVVVVLDEETPGIRPVGAASRWWLHHSLTALDAELRHRHSRLVLRRGSAATVIPELVAQAGADAVYWNRRYGRVERDLDASIKSALVDDGKDAHSFAANLLWEPWTVLTGQGEPFKVFTPFWRAAQAMPEPRHPLPQPRDLPAPAHVPSDDLDDWALLPTAPDWAGGLRDAWEPGEAGAHRKLEQFVHDALEDYDQRDEPAMAATSDLSPHLRWGEVSPYQVWHRLHGDLEPAQRRQAPAFLRQLAWREFNWNEYFHCDDIATVNVRRAFDAFPWRDVDEDELDRWRHGRTGYDLVDAGMRELWHSGAMHNRVRLAAASFLVKNLLVDWRIGEQWFWDTLVDADPANNAANWQWVAGSGFDAAPYFRVFNPDRQLERFDPHREYVRRWVPADEDRPEPMVDLRASRQRALDAYEQMRRA from the coding sequence ATGAGCGGCGCGGTCGTCTGGCTGCGCGAGGACCTGCGCCTCGGCGACAACCCGGCGCTCCGGGCTGCGATCGACCACGGTGGGCCGGTGACGGTGGTGGTCGTGCTCGACGAGGAGACACCGGGCATCCGTCCTGTCGGGGCCGCGAGCCGCTGGTGGCTGCACCACTCCCTGACGGCGCTCGACGCCGAGCTCCGGCACCGGCACTCGCGGCTCGTGCTGCGCCGCGGCAGTGCGGCGACGGTGATCCCCGAGCTCGTCGCGCAGGCCGGTGCCGACGCGGTGTACTGGAACCGTCGCTACGGCAGGGTCGAACGGGACCTCGACGCGAGCATCAAGAGCGCCCTGGTCGACGACGGCAAGGACGCCCACAGCTTCGCGGCCAACCTGCTCTGGGAACCGTGGACGGTGCTCACCGGTCAGGGCGAGCCGTTCAAGGTCTTCACGCCGTTCTGGCGCGCCGCCCAGGCGATGCCCGAACCGCGACACCCACTGCCACAGCCGCGGGACCTGCCGGCTCCCGCCCACGTGCCCTCGGACGACCTCGACGACTGGGCGCTGCTGCCCACGGCACCGGACTGGGCCGGCGGACTCCGCGACGCGTGGGAGCCGGGTGAGGCCGGTGCCCACCGCAAGCTCGAGCAGTTCGTGCACGACGCCCTCGAGGACTACGACCAGCGTGACGAACCGGCGATGGCCGCGACGAGCGACCTGTCGCCGCACCTCCGCTGGGGCGAGGTCAGCCCGTACCAGGTCTGGCACCGCCTGCACGGCGACCTGGAACCCGCCCAGCGCCGGCAGGCACCGGCGTTCCTGCGGCAGCTCGCCTGGCGCGAGTTCAACTGGAACGAGTACTTCCACTGCGACGACATCGCGACCGTGAACGTGCGGCGTGCGTTCGATGCGTTCCCCTGGCGCGACGTCGACGAGGACGAGCTCGACCGCTGGCGGCACGGCCGGACCGGCTACGACCTGGTCGACGCCGGCATGCGGGAGCTCTGGCACTCCGGCGCCATGCACAACCGCGTCCGGCTGGCAGCGGCGAGCTTCCTCGTGAAGAACCTGCTCGTCGACTGGCGCATCGGCGAGCAGTGGTTCTGGGACACACTGGTCGACGCCGACCCCGCGAACAACGCCGCGAACTGGCAGTGGGTGGCGGGGTCGGGCTTCGACGCCGCCCCGTACTTCCGCGTCTTCAACCCCGACCGCCAGCTCGAGCGGTTCGACCCGCACCGCGAGTACGTGCGGCGGTGGGTCCCCGCGGACGAGGACCGCCCGGAACCGATGGTCGACCTCCGGGCCTCGCGACAGCGAGCGCTCGACGCCTACGAGCAGATGCGCCGCGCGTGA
- a CDS encoding flavin reductase family protein, with protein MPDEAPATTADAYKAAFRGHPAGVAVITAEGPDGPTGLTASSVASVAVDPPVLVFSLSTKSGSAGVVLGADVFVVHLVDSLSVGLAKRFAATGSPAADDPMWGTLPTGERYLPAAATALRCRPRSTTEIGSSTVVVAEVLDIVVGQEHGEPLVYHNREFHSLSDRSRLS; from the coding sequence ATGCCCGACGAAGCCCCGGCCACGACCGCCGACGCCTACAAGGCCGCCTTCCGCGGACACCCGGCCGGTGTCGCGGTCATCACCGCCGAGGGCCCGGACGGCCCCACCGGCCTGACCGCCTCGAGCGTCGCGAGCGTGGCGGTGGACCCGCCCGTCCTCGTGTTCTCGCTCTCCACCAAGTCCGGTTCCGCGGGCGTCGTGCTCGGGGCTGACGTCTTCGTGGTGCACCTCGTGGACTCGCTGAGCGTCGGCCTCGCCAAGCGGTTCGCCGCCACCGGCAGCCCGGCGGCGGACGACCCGATGTGGGGGACCCTGCCGACGGGGGAGCGCTACCTGCCCGCCGCCGCGACCGCACTGCGGTGCCGACCGCGCTCGACGACCGAGATCGGTTCGTCGACGGTCGTCGTGGCCGAGGTCCTCGACATCGTCGTCGGCCAGGAGCACGGGGAACCGCTCGTCTACCACAACCGGGAGTTCCACTCCCTCTCCGATCGTTCCCGGCTCTCCTGA
- the upp gene encoding uracil phosphoribosyltransferase gives MRVHVADHPLITHKLSVLRDRTTPSPTFRALTEELVTLLAYEATRGVRVTATPIDTPVAHTMGVAIAKPRPLVVPILRAGLGMLEGMVKLVPTAEVGFLGMARNEDTLEPQTYAERLPDDLSGRQCFVLDPMLATGGTLAAAIDFLFARGAEEVTCVCILGAPEGLAAVEQAVGDRNVSIVLGALDEKLDENGYIVPGLGDAGDRLYGLAE, from the coding sequence ATGCGAGTCCACGTCGCCGACCACCCGCTCATCACCCACAAGCTCTCGGTGCTCCGCGACCGGACCACACCCTCCCCGACCTTCCGCGCACTGACGGAGGAGCTCGTCACGCTCCTCGCGTACGAGGCCACGCGGGGCGTCCGGGTCACGGCCACGCCGATCGACACCCCCGTCGCCCACACCATGGGTGTCGCGATCGCGAAGCCCCGTCCCCTCGTCGTGCCGATCCTGCGCGCCGGCCTCGGCATGCTCGAGGGCATGGTCAAGCTCGTCCCGACCGCCGAGGTCGGGTTCCTCGGCATGGCCCGCAACGAGGACACGCTCGAGCCGCAGACCTACGCCGAGCGCCTGCCCGACGACCTGTCCGGGCGCCAGTGCTTCGTGCTCGACCCGATGCTCGCGACCGGCGGGACGCTGGCGGCCGCCATCGACTTCCTGTTCGCCCGCGGCGCGGAGGAGGTCACCTGCGTGTGCATCCTCGGCGCTCCCGAGGGCCTCGCCGCGGTCGAGCAGGCCGTCGGCGACCGCAACGTGAGCATCGTCCTCGGCGCCCTCGACGAGAAGCTCGACGAGAACGGCTACATCGTCCCGGGCCTCGGCGACGCCGGCGACCGCCTGTACGGCCTGGCCGAGTAG
- a CDS encoding MarR family winged helix-turn-helix transcriptional regulator — protein MDDARRSDKATAVAAWEALFRAQVTVMRALNADFPGGEISFNEYDVCFNLSTQPGRRCRMRDLTGHLLLTQPSVSRLVDRLASRGLVEKQPDPTDARGVIVALTAHGFDVYRSVAVQHAQTIAEQVGAGLDDDELRTLTELCTKLRVAAGGSERRDRGADRVSA, from the coding sequence GTGGACGACGCACGCCGCAGCGACAAGGCGACCGCCGTCGCGGCCTGGGAGGCCCTGTTCCGGGCCCAGGTGACCGTGATGCGCGCACTCAACGCGGACTTCCCCGGTGGGGAGATCTCGTTCAACGAGTACGACGTCTGCTTCAACCTGTCGACGCAGCCCGGTCGTCGGTGCCGGATGCGCGACCTGACCGGCCACCTGCTCCTCACGCAGCCGAGTGTGAGCCGTCTCGTCGACCGCCTGGCGTCCCGTGGCCTCGTCGAGAAGCAGCCCGACCCCACCGACGCCCGCGGGGTCATCGTCGCGCTCACCGCGCACGGTTTCGACGTCTACCGCTCCGTCGCGGTGCAGCACGCACAGACGATCGCGGAGCAGGTCGGCGCCGGTCTCGACGACGACGAGCTCCGGACCCTCACCGAACTCTGCACGAAGCTCCGCGTCGCCGCCGGCGGCTCCGAGCGTCGCGACCGCGGTGCCGACCGGGTGTCGGCATGA
- a CDS encoding superoxide dismutase, producing the protein MAEYTLPELPYDYAALEPHISGKIMQLHHDKHHQTYVTGANTALEQLAEARESGNLANVNKLEKDLAFNLGGHVNHSIFWTNLGPDTKVPEGELAAAIDEFFGSFEKFQAQFSAVATGIQGSGWSVLAWDQVGQKLTTFQLFDQQSNVPLGVVPIFMLDMWEHAFYLDYLNVKADYVKAVWNIVDWENVAARFANAKSQSFVTL; encoded by the coding sequence ATGGCCGAGTACACCCTGCCCGAGCTGCCGTACGACTACGCCGCGCTCGAGCCGCACATCAGCGGCAAGATCATGCAGCTGCACCACGACAAGCACCACCAGACCTACGTCACGGGTGCGAACACGGCGCTCGAGCAGCTCGCCGAGGCCCGTGAGTCCGGCAACCTCGCCAACGTGAACAAGCTCGAGAAGGACCTCGCGTTCAACCTCGGCGGTCACGTGAACCACTCGATCTTCTGGACCAACCTCGGCCCGGACACGAAGGTCCCGGAGGGCGAGCTCGCCGCGGCGATCGACGAGTTCTTCGGCTCGTTCGAGAAGTTCCAGGCACAGTTCTCCGCCGTCGCCACGGGCATCCAGGGCTCCGGTTGGTCGGTGCTCGCCTGGGACCAGGTCGGCCAGAAGCTCACCACCTTCCAGCTGTTCGACCAGCAGTCCAACGTGCCGCTCGGTGTCGTCCCGATCTTCATGCTCGACATGTGGGAGCACGCCTTCTACCTCGACTACCTCAACGTCAAGGCGGACTACGTCAAGGCCGTGTGGAACATCGTCGACTGGGAGAACGTCGCCGCTCGCTTCGCGAACGCCAAGTCGCAGTCCTTCGTCACGCTCTGA
- a CDS encoding MFS transporter translates to MSALLTSPVATAVTGSRARRFAALAVLMLPVLLISVDNTVLSFALPTIARALDPSATTQLWIVDAYPLVLAGLLVVMGSIGDRIGRRRILVIGATGFALLSVAAAFATEAWMLVAARAVMGVFGAMLMPATLSIIRNVFVDAGERRFALAVWSTMFAAGNALGPLVGGVLLAHFHWGAVFLVAVPILVLMLVGVPFFVPESRDPQPGPVDVPSMLLSLGTLAPTAWAIKSVVHPEERGFAIAMLAVGVLCGIAFVRRQLRSRTPMLDLRLFRSTAFTGSVLMNMAAMFSLTGFLFFIAQHLQLVAGLDPFASGLVLVPGSVLTIVAGLVVVPIVARVAPRWVVAVSLTFSAASYAMVSVLGHHASIVALAFAFVLLGIGIGASETVTNDLIISTAPADKAGAASAVSETAYEIGAVLGTAVLGTILATAYRSHVVVPDGLGGAAHTAAQETLGGAVSAAADLGGTAGQALLESARAAFDSGVTITGAVAAVLMLVAAAASVVMLRRDRPLPARPGSDEPGNR, encoded by the coding sequence GTGTCCGCTCTGCTCACCAGCCCCGTCGCCACCGCCGTCACCGGCAGCCGCGCCCGACGGTTCGCGGCGCTCGCCGTGCTGATGCTCCCGGTGCTGCTCATCTCCGTCGACAACACCGTGCTGAGCTTCGCGCTGCCCACGATCGCGCGCGCCCTCGACCCCAGCGCGACGACCCAGCTCTGGATCGTCGACGCCTACCCGCTCGTGCTCGCCGGTCTGCTCGTCGTGATGGGCAGCATCGGCGACCGCATCGGGCGACGCCGGATCCTCGTCATCGGCGCGACCGGCTTCGCGCTCCTGTCCGTCGCCGCCGCCTTCGCGACCGAGGCCTGGATGCTCGTCGCCGCCCGCGCCGTGATGGGCGTCTTCGGCGCGATGCTCATGCCCGCGACGCTCTCGATCATCCGGAACGTGTTCGTGGACGCGGGGGAGCGCCGCTTCGCGCTCGCGGTCTGGTCGACGATGTTCGCAGCGGGCAACGCCCTCGGTCCCCTCGTGGGCGGCGTGCTGCTCGCGCACTTCCACTGGGGCGCGGTCTTCCTCGTCGCGGTGCCGATCCTCGTGCTCATGCTCGTCGGCGTCCCCTTCTTCGTCCCGGAGTCCCGCGACCCGCAGCCCGGGCCGGTCGACGTCCCGAGCATGCTCCTGTCGCTCGGCACCCTCGCCCCGACGGCCTGGGCGATCAAGTCGGTCGTGCACCCGGAGGAGCGCGGCTTCGCGATCGCGATGCTCGCCGTGGGCGTCCTCTGCGGCATCGCGTTCGTCCGTCGCCAGCTCCGGTCGCGCACCCCGATGCTCGACCTGCGGCTGTTCCGGAGCACCGCCTTCACGGGCAGCGTCCTCATGAACATGGCGGCGATGTTCTCGCTCACCGGGTTCCTGTTCTTCATCGCCCAGCACCTGCAGCTCGTCGCCGGGCTGGACCCGTTCGCCTCCGGCCTGGTACTCGTGCCGGGATCGGTCCTGACCATCGTGGCCGGGCTCGTCGTCGTGCCGATCGTCGCGCGGGTCGCGCCGCGCTGGGTGGTGGCGGTCTCCCTGACCTTCTCGGCCGCGTCCTACGCCATGGTCTCCGTGCTCGGGCACCACGCCTCGATCGTCGCGCTGGCGTTCGCCTTCGTGCTGCTCGGCATCGGGATCGGAGCGTCCGAGACCGTCACGAACGACCTCATCATCTCCACCGCACCCGCGGACAAGGCCGGTGCCGCGTCCGCGGTGTCGGAGACCGCGTACGAGATCGGTGCCGTGCTCGGCACGGCGGTGCTCGGGACCATCCTGGCCACCGCGTACCGGTCGCACGTCGTGGTGCCGGACGGGCTGGGCGGCGCAGCGCACACCGCGGCGCAGGAGACCCTCGGCGGCGCGGTCTCGGCGGCCGCTGACCTCGGCGGCACGGCCGGGCAGGCGCTGCTCGAGAGCGCCCGTGCAGCCTTCGACTCCGGTGTCACGATCACCGGAGCCGTCGCCGCGGTGCTCATGCTCGTCGCCGCGGCGGCGTCCGTGGTCATGCTCAGGCGCGACCGACCGCTCCCGGCGCGCCCGGGATCGGACGAACCTGGGAATCGTTGA